The Fictibacillus arsenicus genome contains a region encoding:
- a CDS encoding dTDP-4-dehydrorhamnose reductase family protein — protein sequence MRVLVLGGKGMAGHMVTSFLKKNTPYHISHTSRDLEDAEGYFLDVMNLERVRELLLSTKPDIVINCVGILNEFAEKNKNQAILINSYLPHFISSLLDLYGGKLIAISTDCLFSGSKGNYTETSIPDGTSIYARTKTLGEVTTGRHLTLRTSIVGPEQKNGIGLFQWFMKQKGDIKGYTNVFWNGVTTLELSKAIAASIEQDLIGLYQLTAPKIISKYELLKLFQSVFKKNDVNIYPYQTEFCNKTLQCTRNDFQYTVPSYNQMLDELKEWMECE from the coding sequence GTGAGGGTACTCGTTCTTGGAGGAAAAGGAATGGCCGGACATATGGTTACTTCTTTTTTAAAGAAAAACACACCCTATCATATCTCTCACACTTCGAGAGATCTTGAAGATGCAGAAGGGTATTTTTTAGATGTTATGAACTTAGAAAGAGTAAGAGAATTACTATTAAGTACGAAACCTGACATCGTGATTAACTGTGTGGGAATATTAAATGAATTTGCTGAAAAAAACAAGAATCAGGCAATACTTATAAATAGCTATTTACCCCATTTTATCTCCTCATTGCTAGATTTGTATGGAGGCAAACTAATAGCGATCAGTACAGATTGTTTATTTAGTGGATCTAAAGGAAACTATACAGAAACATCAATTCCAGATGGTACTTCAATCTATGCCAGAACTAAAACACTTGGAGAGGTAACAACAGGTCGGCACTTGACTCTTCGTACCTCTATTGTGGGTCCTGAACAAAAAAATGGTATAGGACTTTTTCAATGGTTCATGAAGCAAAAAGGAGATATAAAGGGATATACGAATGTGTTCTGGAATGGGGTTACTACTTTAGAGCTTTCCAAAGCGATAGCAGCAAGTATTGAACAGGATCTTATAGGTCTTTATCAATTAACTGCACCAAAAATTATTTCTAAATACGAATTACTAAAACTTTTCCAATCTGTATTTAAAAAGAACGATGTAAATATTTATCCCTATCAGACTGAATTCTGTAATAAAACGCTTCAATGTACCCGGAATGATTTTCAATATACTGTTCCATCATACAATCAGATGCTGGATGAGCTAAAGGAATGGATGGAGTGTGAGTAA
- a CDS encoding NAD-dependent epimerase/dehydratase family protein — MSKPKPVILITGAGGFTGIHACSYFYKNNYEVTGIYRNLINVNNGQWNKLQIDLQCYQSILNAVKKIRPDYVLHLAGSNSVTESWEDPFSYFNSNVINTLHLLEAVRSVSPRTKIVITTSLLQFSPQEKELPNHPYGVTKLIQKLLAEYWSALFSLNVVIAKPSNLIGPGPSKGICRILVEKIVSAEKGKGKPIIEVTNLQNTRDFLDVRDAVRAYEILLQKGLHGEEYEITSGYPRTLENVISLINGHTKHDLIIQQQENTKPDIYKSSNGEAIVALGWKPIISFEDSIEDIFLYVREEAE; from the coding sequence GTGAGTAAACCAAAGCCCGTTATTTTAATTACAGGTGCGGGAGGATTTACAGGTATTCATGCATGCTCCTATTTTTATAAAAACAACTATGAGGTTACTGGTATCTATAGAAATTTAATAAACGTAAATAACGGACAATGGAATAAATTACAGATAGATTTGCAATGTTATCAAAGTATTTTAAACGCGGTAAAAAAAATCAGACCAGATTATGTCCTCCATTTAGCTGGGAGTAATTCTGTTACAGAATCATGGGAAGATCCATTTTCTTATTTTAATTCGAATGTTATAAATACACTTCATTTACTGGAAGCAGTTCGAAGTGTTTCCCCTCGAACCAAAATAGTCATAACCACATCCTTACTGCAGTTTTCTCCCCAAGAAAAAGAACTACCTAATCATCCATATGGAGTTACTAAATTAATCCAAAAATTATTAGCTGAATATTGGTCTGCTCTTTTTTCGTTAAATGTAGTAATAGCCAAACCTTCTAATCTTATTGGTCCAGGTCCCTCTAAAGGAATATGCAGGATATTGGTAGAGAAGATCGTTTCTGCAGAAAAAGGAAAAGGCAAACCGATCATTGAAGTAACAAACCTTCAGAATACACGGGATTTCCTTGATGTTCGAGATGCAGTCAGAGCTTACGAAATATTGCTTCAAAAAGGATTACATGGAGAAGAATATGAAATTACTTCAGGTTATCCTCGTACACTTGAAAATGTTATTTCGTTAATTAACGGACATACAAAACATGATTTAATCATTCAACAACAAGAAAATACCAAACCTGATATTTATAAATCTTCAAATGGAGAGGCAATTGTTGCATTAGGGTGGAAACCTATTATTTCTTTTGAAGACTCCATTGAAGATATTTTCTTATATGTAAGAGAAGAAGCTGAATAG
- the sat gene encoding sulfate adenylyltransferase: MIIGNRWKNLKEQKGENFTKKIELDEVAFSDLYMIHIGAYDPLKGFMVESDYKSCLDNMRLSNGEVWSLPIVLPASREEVQNLLIGDKVQLSFNQFIYGEIEVADIYKTDQVEEVKKVFLTDDLNHPGVRMVFDRKSYYVGGKIFMKQNVRTPFHEYPHTPKEIRKFFEKKGWKTIVGFQTRNPIHRAHEYLQKCALETVDGLFIHPLVGKTKADDIPPEVRMKSYEILIDQYYPKDRVLLGVFPASMRYAGPREALFHAIVRRNYGCTHFVVGRDHAGVGNFYGTYDAQRIFQKFTLEELGITPLYFEHSFYCKECQQVASLKTCPHNSDSHIIFSGTKVRELLRKGIIPPKEFTRKEVAEVLIAGMKKYKSNER, encoded by the coding sequence ATAATAATAGGGAACAGGTGGAAAAATTTGAAAGAACAAAAAGGTGAAAACTTTACAAAAAAAATAGAATTGGATGAAGTCGCTTTTTCAGATCTTTACATGATTCATATAGGAGCTTATGACCCTCTAAAGGGTTTTATGGTAGAGAGTGATTATAAAAGCTGCTTAGATAATATGCGTCTAAGTAATGGGGAAGTATGGAGTCTTCCAATCGTACTCCCAGCGTCTAGAGAAGAAGTGCAAAATTTGTTAATCGGTGACAAGGTTCAGCTCTCTTTTAATCAATTCATCTATGGAGAGATTGAGGTTGCGGATATCTACAAAACGGATCAGGTTGAAGAAGTAAAAAAAGTTTTCTTAACCGATGATCTGAATCATCCAGGAGTCAGAATGGTGTTTGATCGTAAATCTTACTATGTAGGCGGAAAAATTTTTATGAAACAGAATGTTAGAACCCCATTTCATGAATACCCCCATACTCCAAAAGAAATACGTAAGTTTTTTGAAAAAAAAGGCTGGAAAACAATTGTAGGTTTTCAGACTCGTAATCCCATTCATCGTGCACATGAATATCTACAAAAATGTGCACTCGAAACCGTTGATGGTCTTTTTATACATCCGCTTGTAGGCAAAACAAAAGCTGATGATATTCCACCTGAAGTAAGAATGAAGAGTTATGAAATTCTAATAGATCAGTATTATCCAAAAGACCGTGTGTTACTTGGTGTCTTTCCAGCAAGCATGAGATATGCCGGACCAAGAGAAGCCTTGTTCCATGCAATCGTTAGGAGGAATTATGGATGTACCCATTTTGTTGTGGGAAGAGATCATGCAGGGGTTGGAAACTTTTATGGAACATATGATGCACAGCGAATCTTTCAAAAATTCACTTTAGAAGAATTAGGAATAACTCCCTTATATTTTGAACACAGTTTCTATTGCAAAGAATGTCAGCAAGTAGCCTCTTTAAAGACTTGTCCGCATAATTCTGATTCTCACATTATTTTTTCTGGTACAAAAGTAAGAGAATTACTTAGGAAAGGAATAATTCCGCCAAAAGAGTTTACTAGGAAAGAAGTTGCTGAAGTACTTATTGCCGGCATGAAAAAATACAAGTCAAATGAAAGGTGA
- the cysC gene encoding adenylyl-sulfate kinase, with amino-acid sequence MEKNIFWYKTNITKADRQIKHGHKSAVFWFTGLSGSGKSTLANRIEQELYHLNYSTYLLDGDNVRHGLNADLSFTNEDRKENIRRIGEVSKLFVDAGLVVLSAFVSPFEADRKFVRDLFEEFEFYEIYVECPIEECEKRDPKGLYKKSREGKLNEFTGIGAPYEVPEYPDLIINTMENNLEECTTKLINFIHEKLLITNK; translated from the coding sequence ATGGAGAAAAATATTTTTTGGTATAAAACGAATATTACTAAAGCAGACCGCCAAATCAAACATGGTCACAAAAGTGCAGTTTTTTGGTTTACAGGTCTATCCGGATCTGGAAAATCTACATTAGCCAACAGAATAGAACAAGAACTATACCACTTAAATTATTCTACCTACCTACTTGATGGAGATAACGTACGGCATGGCTTAAATGCAGACCTTAGTTTTACAAATGAAGACCGAAAAGAAAATATAAGAAGGATAGGAGAAGTTTCTAAACTTTTTGTAGATGCTGGACTCGTGGTCTTATCTGCATTTGTTTCTCCGTTTGAAGCAGATAGAAAATTTGTTCGAGACCTATTTGAGGAATTTGAGTTTTATGAAATATATGTTGAATGTCCAATAGAAGAATGTGAAAAAAGAGACCCAAAAGGATTGTACAAAAAATCTCGCGAAGGAAAGTTAAATGAATTTACAGGGATTGGGGCCCCATACGAAGTCCCAGAATATCCGGATCTCATAATTAATACCATGGAAAATAATTTAGAGGAATGTACTACTAAACTCATTAATTTTATACATGAAAAGCTGCTAATAACAAATAAATAA
- a CDS encoding glycosyltransferase family 4 protein, whose product MRILFVFYVPSGGVETLNRQRSAALKKYNIECHCLYYQKLRDQINSFNGNIFIGKDPNMIKQILDKWQYSAIIIVSDYTILPLFRKLGYKGRLIIEIQGLGSKDRARNFLTDGVSAIKNHADALLNPKTPIIEQLYNELFPTIPKFSYNNCFDTKYFNYKKLPISPHPIIAWIGRIVDNKNWKEFLYIGHQLIQQVNPNIKLYMFEDPTLADAKDRIEFKRLIVELNLQKNLFILHNVPNHKMAEYFSIIGDSGGFFCLTSKSEGAPYSVLEALSCRCPILTTDSGGVRSSIIHNKTGKYYVIGNIQHAVEEGTALMKNQQLREYIRSCGVEHVKSHFSPEQYGRSFITMLRSLGIK is encoded by the coding sequence ATGAGAATATTATTTGTTTTTTATGTACCTAGTGGCGGAGTAGAGACCTTAAACCGTCAGAGAAGTGCTGCATTAAAAAAATACAATATCGAGTGCCATTGCCTTTACTACCAAAAACTAAGAGATCAAATAAACTCGTTTAACGGTAATATTTTTATAGGAAAAGATCCAAACATGATAAAACAAATTTTGGACAAATGGCAATATAGTGCAATTATTATTGTCTCTGATTACACAATTCTACCTTTGTTTAGAAAATTAGGTTATAAAGGGAGACTAATTATTGAAATTCAAGGACTTGGTTCAAAAGATAGAGCAAGAAATTTTCTAACCGACGGTGTATCCGCCATTAAAAATCATGCTGATGCATTGTTAAACCCTAAAACTCCGATTATTGAACAATTATATAATGAGCTATTTCCAACCATTCCAAAATTCAGTTACAATAATTGTTTCGATACAAAATATTTTAATTATAAAAAATTACCTATATCCCCTCACCCGATCATCGCATGGATTGGGCGCATTGTAGATAATAAAAATTGGAAAGAATTTTTATACATTGGGCATCAACTTATTCAACAAGTAAATCCTAATATAAAGCTGTATATGTTTGAAGACCCTACACTTGCTGATGCGAAAGATCGTATTGAATTTAAACGACTAATCGTCGAGCTGAATTTACAAAAAAATCTTTTCATCCTTCATAATGTCCCAAATCATAAAATGGCAGAGTATTTTTCAATTATTGGAGACTCTGGAGGTTTTTTCTGTTTAACATCCAAATCAGAAGGTGCTCCCTATTCTGTGCTTGAAGCATTGAGTTGCAGATGCCCTATTCTAACAACGGATTCTGGTGGGGTCAGAAGTTCCATCATTCATAATAAAACGGGTAAATATTACGTAATCGGAAACATACAGCATGCTGTAGAAGAAGGAACAGCATTAATGAAAAACCAGCAACTAAGAGAATATATTCGTTCCTGTGGCGTTGAACATGTAAAAAGTCATTTTAGCCCAGAGCAATATGGGAGAAGTTTCATTACTATGCTCAGATCTTTAGGAATAAAATAA
- a CDS encoding glycosyltransferase family 2 protein, giving the protein MNDVGMVMPVYNQEPKYLRLSIISVLQQTYKNFYLVIVIDGANALTRNIIYQFKNDPRIIIIDNKVNQGISNALNKGFDYLSQLNEVQFLTWGSSDNIVYPHFIEKLRKKLKDAPPDVGLVYSSFHHINARGKIMHNNIQQLNIRKWQQNKVINDLLDSSFIGTSFMYKKAFAERIGGYYLDPVQTYDYWLRLTEICNIEFIPEELMGYRLNSRLSLSKEILFNIDKHRWWRNQFNIARHMARKRRKIAYETTIIFPVQNNDVTIKEIENILEQQYHNYQLIFIDKTKQIQPKLKNTGVKDPRITVIEVSDAEFSNLDKTYKPMTPLKLVYSKNINLTNVHSLSNIINQMKTV; this is encoded by the coding sequence ATGAATGATGTTGGTATGGTAATGCCAGTTTATAATCAAGAACCTAAATATTTAAGATTATCGATAATTTCTGTTCTTCAACAAACATATAAAAATTTTTATCTAGTCATTGTTATCGATGGTGCAAACGCTCTAACCAGAAATATAATCTACCAATTTAAAAATGACCCGAGAATTATCATTATTGACAATAAAGTAAACCAAGGAATCTCAAATGCCTTGAACAAAGGATTTGATTATTTATCTCAACTTAATGAAGTTCAATTTTTAACATGGGGTTCGAGTGATAATATCGTTTACCCTCATTTTATTGAAAAACTAAGAAAAAAACTTAAAGATGCTCCACCTGACGTTGGACTTGTTTATAGTTCCTTTCACCATATAAACGCCAGAGGAAAAATTATGCATAACAACATACAGCAATTAAATATCCGAAAATGGCAACAGAACAAAGTAATAAATGATCTGCTGGATAGCAGTTTTATCGGAACATCCTTTATGTATAAAAAAGCATTTGCTGAAAGAATAGGAGGCTACTATTTAGACCCAGTTCAAACTTATGATTATTGGCTTAGACTCACTGAGATTTGTAACATTGAATTTATACCTGAAGAACTAATGGGCTATCGATTGAATTCCAGATTAAGCCTGTCAAAAGAGATTTTATTTAATATAGATAAACATCGTTGGTGGCGAAATCAGTTTAATATAGCAAGACATATGGCCCGTAAACGAAGAAAAATTGCTTATGAAACCACAATCATTTTTCCTGTTCAAAATAATGATGTTACGATTAAAGAGATTGAAAATATTCTAGAACAGCAATACCATAATTACCAACTAATTTTTATTGATAAAACAAAACAAATACAACCTAAGCTAAAAAACACGGGAGTAAAAGATCCGAGGATAACAGTGATAGAAGTGTCTGATGCAGAATTTAGTAATTTAGATAAAACATACAAACCTATGACTCCTTTAAAGCTTGTTTATTCTAAAAATATCAATCTCACTAATGTTCACTCCTTATCAAACATCATTAATCAAATGAAGACAGTTTAA
- a CDS encoding glycosyltransferase family 2 protein, with amino-acid sequence MTVTDPLVSVIIPFYNCRYIGQSIESVLKQTYSNIELIVVNDGSTEHQHLITPYLSRVVYIEKANKGAASALNEGIKKAKGEYLVWLSSDDIINPFKIEYQLKFMKSRNSFICFTNFNKVDKDNQIIKYNSGIHYKSNLEIIIAFKTYNPINGCTVMMSKKVVDTIGYFNEALRYTQDYEFWMRVAFHFPIDYYHITLTNQRIHEEMGTKRHLSEILNEFKIVNNNYKKSLEELIRKMQGA; translated from the coding sequence TTGACAGTTACCGATCCATTAGTAAGCGTTATTATACCTTTTTATAACTGTCGTTATATTGGACAATCTATAGAAAGTGTATTAAAGCAAACCTACTCTAATATCGAGCTAATCGTTGTTAATGACGGTTCTACTGAGCACCAACATTTAATTACTCCCTATCTTTCTCGTGTTGTATATATAGAAAAAGCAAACAAAGGAGCTGCCTCTGCATTAAATGAAGGAATTAAAAAAGCAAAAGGAGAATACCTTGTTTGGTTAAGTTCAGATGATATTATTAACCCTTTTAAGATTGAATACCAGTTAAAATTTATGAAATCACGAAATTCTTTTATTTGTTTTACAAATTTTAATAAGGTTGATAAGGATAATCAAATAATTAAGTACAATTCGGGTATACACTATAAAAGTAATTTGGAAATTATAATAGCATTCAAGACTTACAACCCAATCAATGGTTGTACGGTCATGATGTCTAAAAAAGTTGTTGATACCATTGGTTACTTTAATGAAGCGTTAAGGTATACCCAAGATTATGAATTTTGGATGAGAGTAGCATTTCATTTTCCGATTGATTACTATCATATAACGCTGACAAATCAAAGGATTCATGAAGAAATGGGTACGAAACGACACCTTTCTGAAATACTGAATGAATTTAAAATAGTAAATAATAATTATAAAAAAAGTTTAGAAGAATTAATTAGAAAAATGCAGGGGGCATAA